The genome window GGTAATGCCTCTTCAAAGTTAGCACTACAACTCGCAAATCTCAATCGTAATAATGCATATTAGACTCTTAGTTGTAGACAGCATGCAGATCTTTGCACCAATTAAAACCGAATGTCACGCACTATCCAATTGTTGATCCATTTGGCAAATTTTGAGATGAGCCGTGTCTGCATCCATGGCTTAGATTAACCGCCCACATGCATAGACCTGTGAAATgtggtctctttttttttttttttgagaattgaAACGCGGCATCGTTGGTAGATCGCTCCAACACTTAGCCTACTCTTGGCGTCTCCTCTATTTCTCTCTGGTCAGCAGCTGTCCCAGTCGTTGCCATTTCGCAGTCTTCTTACGCTTGTCAACAGAAGCAAGAGAGGTCATCACAATGGCCGATCGTTGGCGCGGCGACGCCATGCCCCAGCGGCCATTCGCGTCTGCTCAGGAGAGGGAGTTCGACGGCGGAGGCAGCAGCGGCGGAGGCGCCGGGCCGGCGTTTGGCGGTGACTTTGATCAGGGGTCGTCTTACATGGCGCTTCTTGGCGCCGTTGTGAACCCCCAGCCACCACTGCCGCCGCCGTGGGGGTCCATCGAGGAGGTGACGACGGCGCCTGCTATTAATCTGACGCCTCAGTTCATGGTAAAGTTGCATGCATGGTCTCTTGTTCTCAATTAGGCATAGTCATTTCGAGTCAATCGGATTATTCGGATGGAGAGGTTCAGAAACTTCTTTCTGAAACTTATTTCTTGGCACGGGAATCTTCAGTTCCTCTTAAATTTGAGTTTGTTTTATGTTTTGGTGCGCGCTCGTTGATTAGGCTATATATTGTTTCTGTTGGTAGCCTTGGTCAAAGAACCATTACATGAGTTGCAAAACACCTATATTCAGAATCATGTCCATATGCAGTTGATTCATACACTCTTTACCCCATGCTAGTATGCTTtaccattctttttttttctcccattCTTATTTTTAGAGAGCACAATGTTTTACCATCCTATGCATTCTAGCTAGTAGTTCCCGCATCATTCGTACGGGGGGCTTTCTTAAGGATGAACTGGTGCTACAGGCTGCAGTTGTCAAAATACTTGTTGGCCAATCCCAGGAACTATCTGCTTTGCACGTTAAGGCATAAGAATTTAATACAAACAAATTAACAGCTCGATTTTAGGTACTAAAGTACTCACTGGTACTTACAAGATTTATCATGCATCCTAGAGCCTaatcacataaaaaaaaatgcaattatCACATGTACAGCTATTGATCATTTCCGGGGTCTAGCTACTTCGAGGAGAATTAGATTTTGCAGTGTTACAGAATACAGATTCACAGTTCACAACAAGACCAGCTGCATCTTTCCGATCGCAGGCGAGCTCCTACACGCCGCCGTCCTACCAGCATCCCGCCTTGTTCGCCCCATCCCCGCTTGGCTGCAGCATGCAACCCTACGCATCGTACCTCCAGCCAGACCCTCCGCCGCTGCAATGGCCACTTCCGCGAGCGATGCCGGCGTCTTCCTCCCTACCGCCGTCCAACTTCACCGTCCTCCTCCCCAGGGCGGCTCCGCACGACCAGCAGCACATGCAGCCGCGCGTCGGCGCGTTCTTCGGCGGCGACTCGTCCCAGAAGCatgcgacggcggcggctatCGAGCAGCCGGGTAAGGACGGGTACAGCTGGCGCAAGTACGGGCAGAAGCAGCTCAAGGACGCCGAGTCGCCGCGGAGCTACTACAAGTGCACGCGCGACGGGTGCCCCGTCAAGAAGGTCGTCGAGCGCTCCTTCGACGGGTTCATCACGGAGATCACCTACAAGGGCCGCCACAACCACCCGCGCCCCGCGCAGCGCGGTGTTCACGCTGGCGGTGGGGAtgatgccgccgctgccgacgagCACGAGGACGGCCcgagcgacgacgacgacgacgcgttGCACGAGGATCATGACGGCGACGGGTGCCGTGACGGGTCAGTTATGCATGCATGGTCCTATTATACTATCTGGTGCAAGTGCAACTCACCGCGCCCAAAAATGTGAAGCGTGACGAGCTGCCGATTGTCTGGTCAGAGGTGCGGACGGCGAGGGCGGGCCGAGGGTGGTGAAGAAGCCCAAGATCATCATACAAACCCCGAGCGAGGTGGATCTCCTGGACGACGGCTACCGGTGGCGCAAATACGGGCAGAAAGTGGTCAAGGGCAACCCCCGTCCCAGGTAACATTTGCGCTTCCACGAGTTCCATCACCTGCACCTGAACACCTGAATGGCTGGTGCTTACAAGTACGTTCACTGTGAATCGGAGTCGTGATGATGCTCAGATGCGCAATGACCTACTGCAGGAGCTACTACAAGTGCACCGCCGACAACTGCAACGTGCGCAAGCAGATCGAGAGGGCGTCCAACGACCCCAGGTGCGTCCTGACGACGTACACCGGCCGGCACAACCACGACCCAACGGGCCGGGGCGCCGCCGAAACTGCCGCCGCGGGCGGCTCTTCCGCTGATCAGGCGCCATCTTCATCCACGAACGTAGCCGGTGGAAGTGGAATGTTTCAGCAAACCGGTGGCACTCGGCAGCTGAAAGAGGAGAGCTAGCCGAGATTAACACCTGTTGAATTGATGGATGGTTTTTGTGGAGTGTGGTTTTCCTTGGTGTGAATAATAGATTCTTTTGGGCAGGTGTTTCAGCTGGCTAATTGTCGGTCATCATTCTTTGGATTTCGGCTGTTTTAGGGGAGCTGAAGTGATGATTTGGTTGCACAAGTTGGTTGTGTTGCGTGATTGTACAtttgttgtttctttctttcttttttcatgaACTTGAAGGCACGAGTTCATTCGTTTTTTCTcgcaaaatattctagatgAAAAATGGAAGGTCCAAGGAACTCATATGTACTGAAATACTGAACCTTTAGTAAccatcaattttgttttaaaatgaAATGTATATACATCTTCAGACTGCAGATTGCTCCAATTGTCTTCTCTCCACTTTTTTTTTGGGCCAATCAGGAAGCATTTACCGTTTTACACGAATCTATGTGCAGCCCTTAGTGCAGAAACTAGAATATCCTACAACTACCTGCCGATCTATACAGCAACATCTCAAAGAACATCTACGACACTTTTAGTGCCTTGCAGTGAAGACATGAGAATTTACTCATCAGCTGCCGTTATCAGCGTTGGTATTTGCCCGTTGTCGGTAAAGTCGATTTTGTGCAACCTCATGCAGCACAGCACATGCTCAGGCAGCTCCTCAGCCTTCTGTGCCTGCACCAAGATCAGACCATGCTTAAGTTTCAGACATTCAGTCAAGGGCTTTCAGCCAGGGGCAGATGAAATTTAAGTACCTGAATGGTTAGGCCAATATCAAGAACACCATGCTTCAGCCGTTCTCGTAAGGTCTCGAGCCCTTTCCTCGATATGAAGCTGAACCGATGCACATCGAGATCGATCTCGAAGTAATTTGGACCCTGCATTATCAACGAAAACACACACATTTTTAATGTTTCAGTCAGAACTGGGAGCACACAAAGATTTCAGCACCTGTGAGTTGATACAAAAGTGAGGAAATGTACTTCAGTTACCTTGTAGAATTTGTGTTGTGGACGTGATAACACTGGCTTCTGGTTGTAGGTCTGCACGAGCTTCCTCTCAGCTGTGCTGAGCTGCAGGTCTTCAGGGTTTACTAAACCGGCCAGAATTTTCAGCCTCTCTGTGTAGGACACAGTGTTGTCTACTGGGAACCCCTTCACCTTTTCCATTTCCTCGTTCACAAGCCTCTGCATAACCAAGTAGCCAGTGAAAATTCTGACAAAAGTTCTGAAAAAGGGAGGTTCTTGTGAACACGAGCAAATCTACCTTGATGATGTCCTGTAATTGAGGAGAAATCTCCTTGTCAAAACTGTCAGATAGCTTGAAATACAGAACTAGGCTTATCCCGTCGCCATCGTTCTCGCCAAACATTGTAGCAGGATAGGTGGGCAACTGTAGAAACCATTAAACTTGTTAGGCTCTGAAATCAGAAGTCATAACTAACCAGGTAACAAAAAGAAGTCAGAAAGTAGTAATTGAGTATGTGTGTCCTACTGAATTACCTGAATGTTCACAATGAGGAGTGAAGGAAAGGTCTCATGAGTCTTCAGAGACGGAAGCGCGAGGTGCTGCGCAATGTGGTGTATCTTCCTTGTGCAGGCAAACATGTCTGCTCCAATGGGGACGTAGGGGGAGCAGTCTGGAGCTGAGGATTTCCTCTTATCCCTACGAGAATTTCGTAGACTCAGTCAGGCATGATCGCGGACAACAGGTAAGCAGTTTGTGTACAACAATGTCCACTGCCTCTTACTTGAAGAAGCCCTCTCCGCGGACTCTGAATGTCGACGGCTCAAGAATCGACCAGCAACCTTCTGACAGTTTCTCTCCTGTCGAACACGGCACCATAAAACCCGCCCTCGGACGGTACAAATAATTTGCAGAACCACCTGGATTTGCAAGTTTTGTCAGCAAAGTAAACGCTAGCTATTGGCCGACATCACGAAGAAGACATTGCAATGGCGTAGCTGAGTGTTAATGTTAAGCAACTCACTCAGTTCAGTCATCTCATCACCCTCATATGACCTCCTCCTGAATGAGAGCCTGACCACAGCTGATTTCTTCTTCTGCTGATGCGGGCTGACACCGACAATCGGCATCGGCTGGACCTTGTTGCTTGGAATCGATGGCGGGAAAGGCCGAGGCGAGCACGACATTGTGCTCTGTAATTCTTTCAGGCTACTAGTGCAGCATTCCTCAGCTTTGCAGCTATCAGTGTTAGCGGCAGCAGCATTTGGGTCATCACTCTTCTCAGCGGGGTTACCATCACATGTTTCTGCATTTGCGATGCTCCTGAGGCGCTGCACGGCGTCCGACAAGCACGCCGCGTCCTTGCACTGCGACGCCTGTGGCGCGTTTGTGCCGCCGGTGACGTCAGGGAGAGGATCTGGATAGGAAGGAAGTTTCACGTGAGCACTGAAAAGTCTGAAACTACACTGCACTACACAATGTAACACTGAACATCAAACATCTGTCTAGAGCCCTAAAAAACACATTACCTCCACTGACGCTGGCGAAATCGTTGTCGAGATCGTCGTCGGAGTCCATCGACTCCAGGATACTGAGGGAATCGTACCATGCTTCCTCACAAATCACTGGACAATATTTTCAGAGCTGTGAGCAATCTGATACTGATACCAATTACAGAAGGGAAAAGGAGATGCTCAGATGCACTGGTATTACCACTCCCTGCATCCATTTGGCTGTGCTGCCACTGCAGCTGCGTGAGGTGCAGCATCACGTTCGAGACCGGCGCCTCCACGCGGACGACCTCGTGTCTGGCGAAGCAGCTCgcggcgtcgccgtcgccgcggaTGATCGGCGCGTCGGCGATCGCCGTGGACACCTTCCGCCGGAGCTTCCTCGCCGCGACCGACAGCTTCCTcgaccgccgccgctgcctcgtTGACGACACGCAAGAACCCATCGTCGCTTAGGCTACACACCTGGACAGACCACCAAGAAAGGCAAGTTGCACCTTGCAGAATCAGCAACTGAGGCTACAGAGCAAACCACCATCTGACACTGCACTTTCAAGAACGCAGGCAACAAATCAAAACGCATCAATTACCCTGCTCAACTGATCTAGCGACCTCCGAtaatctctatctctatctcgcTCAGTGGATAATGCTAACAGAAAGCGTCGGCTTTCCGCAAGGTCACGGGAGCCAATTCTGAAACGGCCACGCGAGCAAGCAAAAGCAACCCCAATTCTCAGTTGCCTTCCTCTACTTGTAATTTGCAATTGCAAATACCACGCATCATCCGCAAGAACGCGATATGCATGCCATTAGACAAAATGGCAAGGAGGGCCCGTGTATGGCCTGCCGGAAGCGTGTTGATCCCTCTGCTTTTCTGTTCAGCAAAGGCACGGCATATAAATCAAAGCGAAGGATGAAGAAACAGGAGGAGATGGTACAGGTCACTGTCACGCGTGTTTGAAGAACCTGGCCGCCTGGGAAATGCAACTCCGCAACTCGGCTAAACTATTGCGGCCGTGAAGGTTCTGATGGTCTAGCCGCCTTGTATTTTTCTGGTAGGTTTGTGGGTGCTAGGGACAAGGGAATACAGGTTAGGTGACACAATTGCTCCTCTGCTCATGCTGCTCAAGGTTTGGTCTGGCCAGGTTTGGCAGAGTCAAATAGTAGGTGTCTGTAAACTTGGTcacagaggaagaagaagctaatgGATAGAAGCAAGAAACTGtgggagaaaaaaatatgtgcagtTGATCGTTCTGCATGACTTGCAAATCTCGGCAAAATATAATCCGTCGGGATATAAAATCTTTGGATTCGTCGTGTGGCGGAGAGACAAGACTATGACACAGATACCTatgaaaaatatcatctatAATTGGTGCTAAAGTATGGTTATAATAATGCTagttttatatataaaaaaaggtGCCTTTTCTGAAGACAGCTGCAAGCCAATTGCAACCGAAGCGAGAAGAATTGCAAAATTCCAAACAAATGATTTGCAGGCAGCCAACTGCTGAAAAAGGCCTCTCAACCTGAATGGAACTAAGGCCagttttctatgaatttttttatatattttttctttaatattttcaagaatacatagttattttaaaaaaacataggtCTAACCTACAGTAGTCCGTTTAATGTGCAAGAACAAGATATCATCCGTTGAGCGGGTGAGATCTTGTAGGCTATATCGGTCAGCGAATTAAATAACTGAAGAGATAGCGGATTAGGACAATTCTAACTTCAACAACCTttggtgaatgaggggaatcaagtgGACTAagagtatacgcagaatgagtTGACTCAAGTGCTAGTTATACTATCAGTCAGCCCAAAAAGGATGTTGTGATTCAATGAGCGGCATCGCTTCGACGACAGTTTTATATTGTTAAGTTAAGCAAGAAGAAATATGATATCAAGCGCGTGAATGAGGGTTGCCTATGTCGGGTGCACGACTTTAAGGGGAAATGGGTTAATTATTGGGAGGTGTCAACTGTGGTCGAGCACAATTGCATGATGGGCGTCAGGTCTAGAGTGGTTTACATTTCTTACTCtgtgtttgttttgcatatacAAATGTAAATAACATGTGAACATATATGTATGGCGCACCTGAAGCTGCTTGACACTAAGGTCGACATTAGGCAACGTTCATACTGCACCCCGGTACAAGTTGAGGAGCTCTCGGTACTACGACCTCGTCTGGCAGATGAGCTCTTGAGGATTGACGAGCGTGGGATTCCGAGGTTTGTTCATTATACATTTAATGTTTCATACCGATTTTTATCATTATTCGTCATTAAATGTATTATGTTTACAGGTTGCATGTTGCTGGCCTACTTTCGTTGTGCCAGCCGGTGGAGGTGGACGCGTTGGCGGGTTCTCGGAGGTGGTGACGCGATTCAGCTACGACAGGGCCCTCCTTGTGGTCCTTATCAACaggtggcgtcctgagacgcacatgtttcacctcccgtgcggcgagatgGCACCCACGCTTGATGACGTTTCGCTCCTGATGTGCCTGCCTTTCACGGGTGCTGTTGTTGGGGCTAGGGACATGGGCATAGGCTGGCACGACATGATGCTGGCCCGCTTCTCCGTCGTTGAACAGAGGGACAGCGTAGCCCTATTCAGGCCTTTTCCAGGGACGGAGAAGCACTATCCGACAAAGGCCTTTCTCGTTCAGTTTGGTGTACGTATGTCTCATACTATTTTCTCATCTCTGTTACGTTACTAACAAAATAAGATATTGGTACTTATTCTTTTTTTACAGGCAGACAATATCCACCCACAGGCAGGCGAAGATGACGTCTCCTACCACCTGGAGGCATACCTCATGTGGTTGTTCAGTTGGATCATGCTCATCGAGACTTGTGACAATAcggtctcgaggagcatgatcccataCGCTAGAGAGGTTGCGGACGCCAACCCCGGGAGGTCCTGTAGTACAACTGGGCTTTAGCTATGCTAGCTGCGACGTACCACGGACTATGCGATCCTGTATGAAGACCAACATCAAAGCGATCCTGACCGGGTGTCCCCTATTGCTTCAGATGTGGTTGTATGAGCGCATTGCCATTGGTAGGCCCATTGTCGACCATAGCACACACCAGTTTGCCGCGAACGGTATCGATGACCCAACAATGGAGTCCTTGTGGTGTAAACATAGAGTAAGTGATATGCTATTTGTGTACGTATATGTTCATTatggatatatttttgtttctctaacttATTTTAGTTGCACAGTCAAGTTGGTCCTACGTGTAGACGCACCGCGCATACCTGGACTTTATTCACCAGTTTGATGAGCTGACGGTGGATTATGTCCACTGGACTCTATACACGAAGGCCGAGGTACATCGATGCGCTCTACTTGAACTATTTGTGCTCTATTTACGTGATCGGGAGTATTGGCTCATGACTCGCGGCctcatcttcgacatctacgttgAGGAGTACTCACCACATCGTGTGATGCGTCAGTTTAGGAAGTTCCAAACGTTCCCGCTACAAGTGGTTAGGTCATTGCCTATCAACATACATAGATGTGTAacattataattatattttcataCGACCCTCTTCTACACCTATTTTCACGTATATTTGTTTTTGCAGGTTGATACAGAGGAGGCTCATTCTACGAGCACGTTTGTGTCGCGTATGCAGTGGTGGGTTGACGAATGAGACCAAGATATCGAGCACATCATCGACGAGGATCGGCCACACTTTGAGGAGGTGTACGCGGCGTACCTCTTGTGGTTCGTGCCTCAGACGCGAATTCGGGTCACGTACACACCGACTGAGCCTCCATGACACATGACGGACGTGTGTGATACGTACCCGACACATAGGGACCATGTGCGTTCTCTTGAGGTACAAATAACACTATACAAGTATGTATTTACTACAATATAtggtaaaaaattatttaattaactGAATGTTTCATTTGCAGAGGGGCATAATGTGCCAGATTGATGCCGAGGCACGCACGTCAAAGCTACGGCTTGACAGTGACGGCGAGGTCCCAAGGGCGGAGATGAGTGCGATGTTTGGCCGCATTATTCGGAATGTGGCCAGGGTCTTCCAATCAATGAGCTGCAATTCATCCTTAGACATTACGACGGGACCACGAGCGCCGGCTCATATCCCGTCACACCCGTCTGCCACCTTCATCAAGTCGCCGCACCCACCGGTACGTCTGAGCTTCGCTGTCGACTCGTCGAGGACGTCTTCGACCCTGGCTTCCTCTTTGACCCCTACTATGGTGAGACGGTCTTTCACCGGGGCTAGTCACCCCTAGTACAGTGGCATGCTGTCTCGACTTTCGTTCTCCGGCGTCGTTGATTCCCAACTACGATGTCACAATGTCTAGACCAGCCTTCATAAGTGGCGGTGACCCCTTATACGCCACCAGCGGGGCAAGGCACCCTTACTCTGCGGACCGAAGTCCTTAGAGATCTGATGTCTTTAGCTTGGTACGACACTCGTTTTATGCATAACAAATTGTTACGTATATCACGGTTTATCGATGCtaacatattttctttgttgtttCGTGTTCAGAGGTTGAGGATCTCCGGGGCGTAGAGGCGcatggtagctacatggagctgCTTAGCAGGGATGTTACTCAGGTTGTTGGGTACGACTTCATCTTGGGACAGGGCGATTAAAACGCCCGtgtattcttaaaaatattaaataaataaaaaatataaaaaattcacttTTCTAACGAAGAAACATTAAAGAATGATGCAA of Phragmites australis chromosome 3, lpPhrAust1.1, whole genome shotgun sequence contains these proteins:
- the LOC133913358 gene encoding uncharacterized protein LOC133913358 produces the protein MGSCVSSTRQRRRSRKLSVAARKLRRKVSTAIADAPIIRGDGDAASCFARHEVVRVEAPVSNVMLHLTQLQWQHSQMDAGSVICEEAWYDSLSILESMDSDDDLDNDFASVSGDPLPDVTGGTNAPQASQCKDAACLSDAVQRLRSIANAETCDGNPAEKSDDPNAAAANTDSCKAEECCTSSLKELQSTMSCSPRPFPPSIPSNKVQPMPIVGVSPHQQKKKSAVVRLSFRRRSYEGDEMTELSGSANYLYRPRAGFMVPCSTGEKLSEGCWSILEPSTFRVRGEGFFKDKRKSSAPDCSPYVPIGADMFACTRKIHHIAQHLALPSLKTHETFPSLLIVNIQLPTYPATMFGENDGDGISLVLYFKLSDSFDKEISPQLQDIIKRLVNEEMEKVKGFPVDNTVSYTERLKILAGLVNPEDLQLSTAERKLVQTYNQKPVLSRPQHKFYKGPNYFEIDLDVHRFSFISRKGLETLRERLKHGVLDIGLTIQAQKAEELPEHVLCCMRLHKIDFTDNGQIPTLITAADE
- the LOC133913359 gene encoding probable WRKY transcription factor 58; the protein is MADRWRGDAMPQRPFASAQEREFDGGGSSGGGAGPAFGGDFDQGSSYMALLGAVVNPQPPLPPPWGSIEEVTTAPAINLTPQFMASSYTPPSYQHPALFAPSPLGCSMQPYASYLQPDPPPLQWPLPRAMPASSSLPPSNFTVLLPRAAPHDQQHMQPRVGAFFGGDSSQKHATAAAIEQPGKDGYSWRKYGQKQLKDAESPRSYYKCTRDGCPVKKVVERSFDGFITEITYKGRHNHPRPAQRGVHAGGGDDAAAADEHEDGPSDDDDDALHEDHDGDGCRDGGADGEGGPRVVKKPKIIIQTPSEVDLLDDGYRWRKYGQKVVKGNPRPRSYYKCTADNCNVRKQIERASNDPRCVLTTYTGRHNHDPTGRGAAETAAAGGSSADQAPSSSTNVAGGSGMFQQTGGTRQLKEES